The window tcgtttcaactccgttttcggcgttctttatatgcacagaaaggtattgaagagccccacAATTCTATTTATTTACTGTTAACTTAAAACATaccgaactaaaatccttaatctaagaaagaagtctgaaacatcactttttccattttaccctttgattcCAAATCACAAACCAAGGGCTTGGATTgcataaccaatattatcaacattCAATATGGTCTAAACCCTATTCCCTTGAAGACGAAGGCCTCTACTTGATCCAATTATTGTCCATAATCCCGAAATAAAAAACTTCTTGAAACAGGATGCTACAAAAATGATGATTAATGATATGAAAATAAAGCTCTCTAAAATATGAGTTTTGTTGGATATGTTGCAATATATCTAATGAGGTTGATTTTCGTGGTGATGTGGATggtgatttgaagaagaaaacaaTGATTATTGACATAAAATAAAGTTGTTAGATATAGATGTTTAAATTCATGATTTTATAGGGATTTTCCATCTTGAATTTTCTAGATGCTGAGGGGATGTTCTCCAAATGAGATAACGATACAAATCTGTGTTCAAAGTCGATGAGTTTCAATTCCGGGATGAACTTCAAGTTCGAAGTGAGTTCAAGTTACGAACCAAGCCTTAGTTGTGACTAGTTGCGATTGAATGCAAACATTCACAATGAATCACAATCTAGTGTTGTCAGATGTGAATGCCAACCTCGGAGTGTTATTGAATGCGAACAAGGAGTTGGCTGCGAATGGGTGCGACTGTATGTAATTGATCGCAACCCATCGCAATTAAATCATTGCAAACAACTTCCGAGTGTGATTGGATGTGAATCGGAATCTTGGAATGCGATCCGATGGGTTGTTATTTGTTATTGGGCTTGGAGGTGAAAGCTTACTGGATGCGAACGACTTCAGAGCGATTACAATTACGAATGCGATTCTTGGAGACTAGATGCGAATTTTAGAAGTCAGTTGCCAATCTCGGAAGCCTGCTGTGATCCTAGGATGTGAAAGTTGCTTGCTGGGATCTATGGTTCAATGGGAATGCTAGGTAACTTGCAAATGAAGATTCTAGATCGAATATTCTAGAttctactttatttttaaaaacgattttattttattttgttcttttaGCATTTAATAGgtagtttatttttatttgataCTTTCCTTTTTGTAAGCATTTATAAGGTTGTACATATGGCCATCGTTGAACATTGTAGAATATGAACGATTGAAGTCAAATTTTGAacgtttgttcttattttcccgAATTATTGCTTGTAAATTGGATTGTCATCATTGTTTGGGACGCGTTTCTCATTTGTGGTTTGATTTCAAGTCAATATGTCTTGGCTTGTTATCAAATATAATCTGACGGGTGATTTCCTGATCTTGATAAGAACTCAAGTGAGTAGGTCTTAACTTGTTTTCACCCGATATTCAATTTATAGGTCTATATTGTCTATCAAATCTATCATTGTTTTGTTATTTTCTTATCATTTTTGTTCTTGTTTCTTATTTTTTGCTTCATTCATataatcagaaaatccaaaaaaattaaaCCCCATGTCGCCtgggttttgatttttaaaaagatGAGGCGTAGGAGATGGGCGTTGCAACGGTAAACGTAAATGAAAGTATGTGCATGAGTGATGAGGCCcattagaaaatataaaaaaaataacaaataacacaAAGATGGATAATGATAGTAAAATATTCATACCTAATATAGTAAAGAAATAGATGTATAGTGTAGGTACCAAATCCTCGAATAAACATTATCAAAATGATTTTTTCATACTAGTAGCAAAAACAATACATCTCCATGTTTTCATCAAAATAATAAACCACCTCCAAGTCACCTAGGCGAAAATACCATCTAAAAAATATATatcttctctaataaatgaaggttttttttgccacttgttacactctcattcattttgccacatgtcattttgtggttattttgaattaatttttattccaaattattaattttgtggttttcctattttattaaactccatatggtatttaaatttaataataaatacatatcaatttcattaatggactttccttataatttcaaaattttaaaataaaatatgattaatttgatttgattattttatctaaatgatttgtttaaatttaaaaaagaaaaaaaaacactttaattttaataattcaatattttttttatttttcttataaattcaaatttctcaaatgtttatCGATATTTAATTGTTTTGAATAAACCCATCTAATACATGGGGCTGACACCTAGTAAAGTGatataaaaaaatccaaaaaatctaAAATTCGTGACAAATGACTTGGTATAAAGAACAAAAAAAGAAAAGCAATATCTACAGAAAAAGTAAAATCAGAATTGGCTTCTTTTACCATTACCCTTAAGAACAGGATAAATCAAACTAGacaaaaaagaaagaagaaaaaaagaaaaaaaagaaaagaaaaggacGTATGTTCCTCTCTTCACAACccataacataatataaaataaattctcTGTTTTAtcagtttttattattttctctTTCTCGTTTATTCTTTTTGCTTTATCAAAAAGTTAAAACCTTGCTTTGCTTTTTCACTTTTCCTGCTACTAGTATTGCTACAGAAAAACAGTCTTTGAATTTTAAACCCTCAGATTTCCAGAAATGGCCGACGAAAATCCCCCCACCGCCGCTCCAGAAGCGGCGGCACTAGTCCAGAACTCTCCACCACGCTCCTCCActtcagaagaaaccctagaaccaccaccaccaccagtctCTGTAACTGAGAACGAAACCCCACTTTCACTACCTCTCATTTTAACATCCAAAGAAACATCTATTTCACCACCGTCGTCGCCGCCGTCCTCCACCGCAGCTACAACCAACACCACGTTGGGCGAGGTAATAGAACAACCCGAAAAAACTTCATCACATGACCACAAGAAAATCCCCCAATCCATGGTTTCTTTCAAAGAAGAGAGCAACCGAATCAGAGATCTATCAGGTTTGGAGAAGGTATCACTCGATGAGCTCAAACAGCTAGTTCAAGAAGCCATTGCCAACAAAGATTTCGCGTTTTCGTCTACATCAGAAGACCCCACttcagaaatcaaatcaaatccgGACGAGATCTCAATTTGGGGGATACCTCTTCTTAAAGACGATCGAACCGATGTAATTTTGCTCAAGTTCTTGCGAGCTAGAGACTTTAAAGTGAAAGATTCTTTCACGATGCTCAAGAACACACTCCGTTGGAGAAAAGCATTTAGCATTGACGCTTTAGTTGATGAAAACCTAGGAGACGATCTCGAAAAGGTTGTGTTTATGCATGGATATGACACCGAAGGACACCCAGTTTGTTACAATGTCTACGGCGAGTTTCAGAACAAGGAACTGTATCAGAAAACCTTCTCCgatgaagaaaagagaacaaggTTTCTGAAATGGAGGATTCAGTTTCTTGAGAGAAGCATTAGAAAGCTGGATTTTAGTCCCGGCGGCGTAAATACTATTTTTCAGGTCAGTGATCTGAAGAACTCGCCGGGGCCGGGGAAGAGGGAGCTCCGGCTCGCCACCAAGCAAGCTTTACAGCTTCTACAGGACAATTACCCTGAATTTGTCGCAAAACAGGTGAACTTATATTAATTAAGACTTCCATTAATGTTTTTGAGATATTAATTGTTGTTTTTAATTCGTAATGTTAAAGTATGAAGTATGAACCCTAATCTGGCAATAATTTGGGCTTTAATTGAATCATAAAAATCAAACAATGAATTATGATGTGGTTGTTATTGCATCCTCTTAGATTAGAGACATGTCTTTTCTACTCAAACGATGACTTTGAAAATCGACTTCCCACTTAATGAATTGAAAATGACCtcttttaaacatgttttttgtCATTTACAATAAAAGCTACATTGAACTAAATTgataaatgaagaaaaaaaagttattttaagGAAGTAACCTTTAATCAAATAAGATATTACGATAAATAAATTGTATATACTATATGTATGCCaaatagtctagatattattattTATCACTTTACATAAATTGTTTATTACAACGTTAAAATATTAAACACGTTGAAATCTTTCAAAACATGATTATAAtcaaataaaaacatttagttacttccaaaactaaaaaaaaattaatttattgaGATTTGTATTTGAAGGTGTTCATCAATGTTCCATGGTGGTATTTAGCTTTCTATACAATGATGAGTCCATTCATGACTCAAAGAACCAAGAGCAAATTTGTATTTGCTAGTCCTTCAAGAACTTCCGAAACCCTTTTCAAGTACGAATTTACGATTCTACCCTTTTCGTTTCTTTAACTATTTCATTATAATTATATAGAAAAATctcatttttgtttatttttcattTAGATATGTGAGTCCAGAACACGTTCCAATTCAATACGGTGGACTAAGTGTAGATTACTGCGATTGCAATCCCGAATTCACCATTGATGATCCAGCTGCTGTTGTTACTGTTAAGCCATGCACCAAACAAACCGTTGAGATTATCGTAAACGAGGTAAAATTACGATTTTACCCTTTTGAAGAATACCATGTTTTTTGGTTATAATGAAACGGATTTTTTTTGTTGCAGAGATGTAATTTTGTTTGGGAGTTGCGGGTAGTTGGATGGGAAGTGAGCTATAGTGCTGAATATGTGCCTAAGAATGAAAATAATTACACCATAATTATACAAAAAGCAAGGAAGATAAGTGCAAATGATGAACCTGTTATAAGCCATAGTTTTAAAATCAATGAGCTTGGAAAGATTCTTCTCACCATTGATAACCCAACATCAAAGAAGAAAAATCTGCTTTATAGGTTCAAGGTTGATCCCCTTaatgaatgaagaagatgaagatctatAGTTATATGGTGGGTTTTGGTTATGTTATAGCTAGATTTGGAAAATTGGAATACTggatcttttattttatttatttttttgtgtttttgttgtGTTGTGTTGTTGACCTTTTTGGGTTCTTGGTGTATTATAACTTTACTTCCATATAAGGCTTCCTTTTGTGGGTCTTCTTGGTGGTTTGATATGAACTTGGTTTTTACTTTAAAGAGTGTTATGCATCTTGATGCTATTTTTGGAAAATTTGTTGCTTGTTTTGTTCTTTGTGCGTTTGGGAACCAACTTGTTGTAAGGATGTATGCAATGTTTAGTGGTGATTTTGAATTTGCAAGTTATACTTGTTTTATTCATACATGTAATGAGATTGTGATTGTTCATTTGCTGGTGTTGTTACTACCATATGGTTCATTTATTTCTTCATGTAGTGCTTATTTGTTAACCATAGAGTTCTTATTTGATATGGTGCAACCAACATGGTACAAAGACTCAATAGGCGTTTACTCATATTGGTAGTGCTTTTGTCATTGTAAGTTTAACAACGATAGAGTTAGTTCTGACAGGCTCTTGTAAGAGTACTCTATTAGTTTAACGATAGAGTTAGTTCTGACAGGCTCTTGTAAGAGTACTCTATTAGTTTAAAATAGAGTTAGTTCTTACAGGCTCTTGTAAGAGTACTCTATTAGCATGTATTTTATGTTGATAGGCCCATTCTTTTGCTTTTATtgtgcagcccaagcccatgtaCTTTGTACATCATTTTCTCTTCTCAGATCAACCAAAGTTGTGGGCCACCATTGTGTCATTGTTGTATTTCCTCTTCTTAGTTCACTGCATCGGATTTGGTGTTCTTGGACACCTCGATGGAACCACAACCCTATCGACGAAAATGACTCCGAATGACACAACTTGACTCTTTAGTTAAGATGTGTATTTATGGAACCATAATTCAATGACTCCTCACGATGATCCTTAAAAAAAGTGTTACAACTTGCTCGATTTGGAATATTGTGAAGAACTCTTCCGTGATAACAAGGATGCCCATGATGTCGATCTTGAAAATGAATTTTGGACCATGGTTCTTGGTGATAAAACAATCACTCGGTATTGCGAAAAGTTGAAGTTGCTAGTCGATCTCCTTGCCAACATTGATTCTCCCGTGCCTGAGAAAACCCTAGGAACTTCATCACATGCAATTGCCTAATTCCTACAAGCACATtccatgcttttttttttttttttttttttttttttttttttttttgcttcttcTTGAGGAACTAAGCTTAATAAGGACACACCACTAACAAGCCTCTCACCATGATCATTCAGCTATTCCTATTGTGTTATACACGACTCCAACATGTCAACACTTGGGCTCTAATAGATGAGGGGGTCAAAATAATCGTTCCAACAACAACCAACGCCAAGAAAGCCTAAATACCATAGCATATAGTCATCTTGAAAGCCTATTGTCACTCGACAACCACCAAACAACTCCCATGCCAAGCTTCTCCTTTCCATGACAACATTATGGGTGGCTATCCCCACCATAGTAGGCATTTTAGTGATTACCATTGACCAACAACCCCACCCACACAACCCCCCTCCctccccccacccccaccccctcCGCCTGCCAACACATATAATCACATCCTTGGGGCTACCTATTCCCACTCCTCAGCAGAAACCTCCACAAGTCACCTTCCAAACCACAACAACCATATCGTCACTGTTGCCACCATGGATCAAGTTCCCTCCAGACACACCCGATCAAGCTACCGACCTAAATCAAGTTTTTAATACTCTATTGGGTGGTACATGGATAATGGTGCCATATCCCACCTTGCTACGACCCATGTGTTCTCTCATATTCTAGAAATACAAACAAATTAATTTAGTTATTGTTAATAATGGGTCCCTAATTCCGATCACTCAATTCGGTCACGCCAACCTTTCCATCACCCATCATCAATTCCACTTACATAATATTCTTGTTATACCCCCACATCATTAGAAACATGCTATTGGTCCGTTCATTTACAAAAACTAACAAGGTTTTAATTGAATTTGACgagttatgatattatgtgaagGATTTTCGGACCAAAGGTATGAAAATTATGCTGATCTTTATTTTTTAACCAAATTTGTTTGGTCTCTTGTTGCCCTTCTTTCCTCCAGTTCTTCCTTATGGAATCAACATCTCAGGCATCCCGATGTTAATGTCATTAAAATATGTAGTTTCCTTGTATTTTATTTGTTGGTGATTTGTATCACTaatattatttatgtttaatGGGATTAATTTGTTGATCAGTATTTTCTTGATAAATATTGAATAAGTTAGAGTGGTGTGGAGTGCATGCTTGTTTAACTTTTTCTTGGTTGAAAATACACTGTTATTTAGGGACGAAGCACCTAAACCGACGGCGGCCCGGGGAATCACCCCTGGAAGTGGGGTCCAAGGGGTGGCAACCCTTGGCGGAGTCCACGGGGCAGAGCCCTTGGCTAGGATCGAAAAGAGTTTTATGACAATAGTAGTTTTGTGACAGTTTTGAAACTGCCTTGTGACAGTTTTGGCAGTTTTCAGACAAAAGGATTACATCtcattttgatcatttttttTGGTACATACAAGATCATAACTTCTCACATCCTTTATTCTGGAACATCACTGAATTTTATCCAATTGAGATTTTGAGAGTACTATCGAAATAGTTCAGTTTGATAGTACAATCACGACTTTCTGTGAATCCAAGAAATCTAAATTCACCCAGATTTTTAAAACTATTGTTTCCGAAACTTTTGATATTGTTCATTCCGATTTTTGGACCTCAATAATTATAAGTATGAGTAGAATAAACTACtaagttttatttttatataattgttTGAATTTATTATGGGTGTATCCACTTCACCAAAAAAAACTGATCATTACTTGCATTTCTCATGGATGTATCCACTTCGCCAAAAATATGATATGTAATGTACTCCAAATTTCTTCATTTTAGATCGCATGTCAAAACACAATTTAACTgtgaaattaaatctatttaataaAATCAGGAGGTTGAGTTTGTGAATcatatttttatgacctatttgCTCCAAAATTATGGGTTTATATGTTACAAAAAAAACTATTTGGCGGAAAAAACATAAACCCTACGTTCACATgcaccctaaaggatctatgttcttACTATGATTCGCAAATAACTATTGAATATTAAAAAACcctaaaagtacattgctattttcgaaattactaAAGGGCTATCAGAAAATACATACCTTAGTTTTATTATTGCATATAAACTAGTAATTCTTCCTTGTTGGTCTTtagaaagcaagcaccagaaGTCTCATGTCTCTAATgactcacacccaaaccctagcaaattAGAGGCTAAAGATGAGAAATGAGGAAGAAGGGaattttcaaaattctatttgGAATGAGGTGAATTTTGAATTCTTTAGCCcaatggggtttatataggtgatagggAGGCTAAGGATAAGACAAGTTTCCTTTTAGATAACCCTTTATCATTGTTTCCTCCCTAAAGCATTCCAAGCTTTCTTAGAGCCCAAGAAACCCTTTAGAAACCCTATAACCATCTAGAATTTCATACCCCCTCGTAGGGATGTTCTAGAATTGGTCCctgttcaacttttgaacattgatATCTTTAGTCcttccacttttaattaatccagttaatcccaaaattaattacaattaatttctaattaattcttaattaaataatattatttctaattaatatattattctcataatatattaataaattatttattttgatttctagttaatttattaatcatataataaattaataaatcggtCTCTCTCTCCAAATAGCATTCCAGTCCATTACTAGGTTtgatggcaacccaaaaggactttcctaataattcaagaatatactaatttagttattggcttggaCACCTAGTCAAACACAAACGACATTACTTTTTGTTTTTCGTCCCTCAAAACTTTCCTACAAAATGGCAATCCGAGCAACATATTAGATGGAAGCCCTTCTAAACCTCGCACCTTCCACCTCAATACAGAATGCCATCTCATTCACCaaattgttcaacaaaaatcTAACATTTTTTGACGTACGTGTTTTCGAGTGCTTATGTTACCCAAACATACCCATATCCAAACTAGCCACATGCTCTTCTTTATGTGTCGTCCTTGGTTTTCCTACCTAATATTGGGGCTTCTGTTGTCTTGATCTCTCTTCCCACAAGATAATCATCTCATATTATGTTGTATTTGATGAATCAATATTTATATTCAAATCCATATCTCCTACATCACATCCTTCCTAGATAATCTTTCGGATCATTCATATATCTCTCAGTCTCTACTTGATCCTAATCGTCTTCTCACACCGTCATTTCCAAACAACCACCTCTATCActgaaaccccccccccccaatcatGGCTTACACTCCTAACCCAATATCAAAACTATTGAAACAACCTCATCTCTGCTACCTAATACCAACCAAATCAAAGCATCACCACCTGCCCACCCTATGACCACTCatgaaaaaaatgatattttatgtctTATACGCCGACTTAACCTATTCACGCCCATCGTATCAACCTTACATATGTCTCATATTTAAGTTCTTATTTCTG of the Lactuca sativa cultivar Salinas chromosome 6, Lsat_Salinas_v11, whole genome shotgun sequence genome contains:
- the LOC111905387 gene encoding patellin-3 encodes the protein MADENPPTAAPEAAALVQNSPPRSSTSEETLEPPPPPVSVTENETPLSLPLILTSKETSISPPSSPPSSTAATTNTTLGEVIEQPEKTSSHDHKKIPQSMVSFKEESNRIRDLSGLEKVSLDELKQLVQEAIANKDFAFSSTSEDPTSEIKSNPDEISIWGIPLLKDDRTDVILLKFLRARDFKVKDSFTMLKNTLRWRKAFSIDALVDENLGDDLEKVVFMHGYDTEGHPVCYNVYGEFQNKELYQKTFSDEEKRTRFLKWRIQFLERSIRKLDFSPGGVNTIFQVSDLKNSPGPGKRELRLATKQALQLLQDNYPEFVAKQVFINVPWWYLAFYTMMSPFMTQRTKSKFVFASPSRTSETLFKYVSPEHVPIQYGGLSVDYCDCNPEFTIDDPAAVVTVKPCTKQTVEIIVNERCNFVWELRVVGWEVSYSAEYVPKNENNYTIIIQKARKISANDEPVISHSFKINELGKILLTIDNPTSKKKNLLYRFKVDPLNE